In Desulfurococcaceae archaeon MEX13E-LK6-19, the genomic window ATTGTATTCCTAGTAACCTATCTTGTAGATGATGAGCTCAGGCGGAGATGAAGTGATGATTAGATCAGCCTTGGCTGAATCATTATGAGATAAACAATTGCTCTACTCCTGTTCCACCATAGCTCTGGGATAGGTGGGCTTGCATGGATACGGGTTCTAGGCAGCACATAGAGTTCTTGTTGACACGTAGGAGTATAAGGAGGTTTGAAGACAAGCCTGTTCCACGGGATCTCTTGCTTAAAGTTATTGATGTAGCAAGGTATGCTCCTAGCGCGAAAAACTTGCAGCCATGGGAATTCATTATAGTCGATGACCCCGAGGTCAAGAAGAAGCTCTCTGGGATACATGTCGGCGCTAGGCCTCTAGAGAATGCCCCTGCCGCCATAGTTGTTGTAGCCGATAAAGAGTTGTCGCCAGTATCCTACCTAGTTGATGGAGCCAATGCAACCATGTATATACTGCTTGCAGCCCACGCCTACGGCCTAGGGACGGTATGGATACAAACACTACGCAACATCAGCGAGATCCAGAAGATACTCGGACTCCCCGAGAACAAAGTGCCCGTGGCAATAATAGCTATCGGGTGGCCAGCCGAGAAACCAGGTCCTAGGCCAAGAAAGCCTCTGGAGGAACTAGTCCACATCAATAAGTATGGAAACAGGTTATCAAAACAATAGGTTATTAAACAAGAGTAGATGCATTAAGACACCATTTTTCCCCTCTTATCCGAGCCCAAGTCTATTAACTACTTCTCGGGGAAACTATGCTGTAGCGGTGGCATGTGCTATGGATAGTGTTGCTGTCCTGCTACTAGCCATAACCATGCTTATCGTGATGCTTGTTCTACGTATTCCACTATGGATAGTATTCTTCGTGACAGCGTTCACT contains:
- a CDS encoding nitroreductase family protein, whose product is MDTGSRQHIEFLLTRRSIRRFEDKPVPRDLLLKVIDVARYAPSAKNLQPWEFIIVDDPEVKKKLSGIHVGARPLENAPAAIVVVADKELSPVSYLVDGANATMYILLAAHAYGLGTVWIQTLRNISEIQKILGLPENKVPVAIIAIGWPAEKPGPRPRKPLEELVHINKYGNRLSKQ